A window from Drosophila nasuta strain 15112-1781.00 chromosome 3, ASM2355853v1, whole genome shotgun sequence encodes these proteins:
- the LOC132789912 gene encoding serine/threonine-protein kinase Genghis Khan isoform X2: MALSCNERLELLESLLSEPDGDKKLNQSLNLEDNFKGHQFSMDALLDTFILLYDECSNSSLRREKSVSDFLKLAKPFVHIVRKLRLTRDDFEILKIIGRGAFGEVCVVRMLSSENIFAMKILNKWEMLKRAETACFREERDVLVLGDRQWITNLHYAFQDNINLYLVMDYYCGGDLLTLLSKFEDKLPEDMAKFYITEMILAVNSIHQLKYVHRDIKPDNVLLDKRGHVRLADFGSCLRLDKDGTVQSNVAVGTPDYISPEILRAMEDGKGRYGTECDWWSLGVCMYEMLYGETPFYAESLVETYGKIMNHQNCFNLPPAETQQSKLSDASKDLLCKLICIPEQRLGQKGLHDFMTHPWFEGIDWKNIRNGLAPYIPEVSSPTDTSNFDVDDNDVRLTDTIPPSANPAFSGFHLPFIGFTFSQNSYSTDSRKFDQSKTSGFGDTLESSMLCSELSKDSDSSNELLNKQLKALNEQLLQSKHDKSDLTAKYNEVLERLKTQDAELKEAISQRNGAMMEYSEVTEKLTELRNQKQKLSRQVRDKEEELDAAIQKNDSLRNELRKSDKTRRELELHIEDAVNEASKEKKIREHAEECCRKLQSDFRKSVPNVDTTAPMGSGIAGYEIERIELQYAEKLNHQQARHNMELEALRDQLHEMETANAMLSKELQQTHEKLKTTSIDSMAESAETILEFQKRYDLEKSTWVEENQRLSAEVNLKSKNLRDLQTEEVEILKELQVKREAINHWELQMAEIIQWVSDERDARSYLQALATKMTEEIEYLKHVGTFNNNAVDHKNWRNRRSQKLDKMELLNLQSALQREIQAKAFIAEELSQTRAELISTQKEACDYKKRCESVVYDLKKKENELRDLQKADLDYSESFLHKSSHHNNAFFKDISINTDAIDATESYVNDGRDNISTSSNLFQSSNAGMLFNYESKYALKATKDNLSSKASTNNDDIRSESSLNYEDTKKKPSGNTSIHQFLVRTFSSPTKCNHCTSLMVGLTRQGVVCEICGFACHTVCCQRVPTMCPVPMDQTKRPLGIDPTRGIGTAYEGYVKVPKSGVIKRGWIRQFVVVCDFKLFLYDISTDRCALPSVSVSQVLDMRDPEFSVGSVRESDVIHAAKKDVPCIFKIKTALIESGISLNTLMLADNESEKSKWVIALGELHRILKRNNLPNTAIYKVNEILDNTLSIIRNALCSVITYPNQILLGTEDGLFYLNLDQYEIARIGETKKILQLWYIEEEQIIVILCGKQRHLRLLPIRALEASDVEWIKVVESKNCISACTGIIRRYPSIVYSFIIALKRPNNHTQIIVYEINRTRTRHQKTCEFTIGYLAQHVQILSDMRLVVAHQSGFTAYFLRGEATAMSLVHPENQLCAFLNYSGVDAVRVIEILSPTGGTFGEYLLVFQTLAIYVDLQGRKSRDREIMYPAFPTYITYSDGHLLVFSETHLDIFNTQTSEWVQSIGIKQSLPLNNVGNVVLTSINDTPLIVYLANIHTKGLLQHRDSDRKGVSNIKRRFSIREINKTVKSDRRSKMISAPSNFNHISHMGPGDGIQNQRLLDLPTTLETAEHTNKQLISSLNSVNQLRKSNFLDQTDGNSEDFGNDNIPSRTPSPMGALLFDDLNNID; the protein is encoded by the exons ATGGCGCTGAGCTGTAATGAGAGGCTTGAGCTGCTGGAGTCACTTTTAAGTGAGCCAGACGGCGACAAGAAATTGAATCAAAGCCTCAATTTGGAAGACAATTTCAAGGGTCATCAGTTTTCCATGGATGCATTATTGGATACATTTATCTTGCTCTACGATGAGTGCAGTAATTCATCCTTGCGTCGCGAGAAAAGTGTATCCGACTTTCTTAAGCTTG CAAAGCCTTTCGTGCACATTGTAAGGAAGCTGCGGCTAACGCGCGACGATTtcgaaatattgaaaataattggTCGTGGCGCCTTTGGTGAAGTTTGCGTGGTACGCATGCTCTCATCCGAGAATATTTTCGCCATGAAAATATTGAACAAGTGGGAAATGCTGAAGCGTGCAGAGACGGCTTGTTTTCGTGAGGAAAGAGATGTGTTAGTGCTTGGCGATCGCCAGTGGATTACAAACTTGCATTATGCGTTTCAGGATAATATCAATTTG TACCTGGTTATGGACTATTACTGCGGCGGTGACTTGCTGACACTCTTGAGCAAATTCGAAGATAAACTGCCCGAAGACATGGCCAAGTTTTACATCACCGAAATGATATTGGCCGTGAATAGCATTCATCAACTGAAGTATGTGCATCGAGACATCAAGCCAGACAATGTGCTCTTGGATAAAAGAGGACATGTGCGTTTGGCTGACTTTGGTTCGTGCTTACGACTGGACAAAGACGGCACAGTCCAATCGAATGTCGCCGTGGGCACACCCGATTACATATCCCCCGAAATACTGCGTGCCATGGAGGATGGCAAGGGGCGTTATGGCACCGAATGCGATTGGTGGTCACTTGGCGTGTGCATGTATGAAATGCTGTATGGCGAAACGCCATTCTACGCGGAGAGCCTGGTTGAAACCTATGGCAAGATTATGAATCATCAGAATTGCTTTAATCTGCCACCAGCTGAAACTCAACAAAGCAAATTATCCGATGCCTCGAAAGATTTACTGTGTAAACTTATATGCATACCGGAGCAACGACTGGGTCAGAAGGGTTTGCATGACTTTATGACGCATCCGTGGTTTGAAGGCATCGATTGGAAGAATATACGTAATGGCCTTGCACCTTATATCCCCGAAGTGTCCAGTCCAACGGACACATCGAATTTTGATGTGGATGACAATGATGTCAGGTTAACCGACACCATCCCACCATCGGCGAATCCAGCATTTTCCGGATTTCATTTGCCCTTTATTGGCTTTACATTCTCACAAAATAGCTACTCGACAGACTCGCGGAAATTTGATCAATCCAAGACATCGGGTTTTGGCGATACCCTTGAAAGTTCTATGCTGTGCAGTGAACTATCCAAAGATTCCGATAGCTCGAATGAATTGCTGAACAAACAATTGAAAGCATTAAACGAACAACTGTTGCAATCGAAGCACGACAAAAGCGATCTAACTGCGAAATACAATGAGGTTTTGGAACGTCTAAAAACACAAGATGCTGAACTCAAAGAAGCAATCTCACAGCGCAATGGTGCAATGATGGAGTACTCGGAGGTGACCGAAAAATTGACCGAACTGCGCaaccaaaaacagaaattgTCGCGACAAGTGCGCGATAAAGAGGAGGAGCTCGATGCGGCAATACAGAAGAATGATAGCTTACGAAACGAATTGCGCAAGTCGGATAAAACACGTCGAGAGCTTGAATTACATATTGAAGATGCCGTCAACGAAGCATCAAAGGAGAAGAAAATTCGGGAGCATGCCGAAGAATGTTGCCGCAAGTTGCAGAGCGACTTTCGCAAGTCGGTGCCAAATGTGGACACAACGGCACCAATGGGTTCGGGCATTGCAGGCTATGAAATCGAAAGAATTGAATTGCAATATGCTGAGAAATTGAATCATCAACAGGCACGTCACAATATGGAACTGGAAGCGCTGCGAGATCAGCTCCATGAGATGGAAACAGCGAACGCTATGCTGTCGAAGGAGTTGCAGCAAACGCATGAGAAATTAAAGACTACGTCCATTGATTCAATGGCGGAATCAGCCGAAACGATTTTGGAATTCCAAAAGCGTTACGATTTGGAAAAATCAACATGGGTTGAGGAGAATCAACGATTAAGTGCAGAGGTTAATTTGAAATCGAAGAATCTGCGTGACTTGCAAACGGAGGAGGTGGAAATACTGAAAGAGTTGCAAGTGAAACGCGAAGCCATAAATCATTGGGAGCTGCAAATGGCCGAGATTATTCAATGGGTATCCGACGAACGAGATGCTCGCAGTTATCTACAAGCGCTGGCCACCAAGATGACGGAAGAAATTGAATACCTCAAACACGTCGgcacatttaataataacgCGGTTGATCACAAGAATTGGCGCAATCGCCGATCGCAAAAGCTTGATAAAATGGAGCTGCTTAATCTGCAAAGTGCGCTGCAACGTGAAATCCAAGCTAAGGCATTTATAGCTGAAGAATTAAGTCAAACGAGAGCTGAACTGATTTCCACGCAAAAGGAAGCTTGTGATTATAAGAAGCGTTGTGAATCGGTTGTATACGATTtgaagaaaaaggaaaatgagCTAAGAGATTTGCAGAAGGCCGATCTCGATTATTCGGAATCATTTTTGCATAAATCTTCGCATCACAATAACGCCTTCTTTAAGGATATCTCCATTAACACAGATGCCATCGATGCGACTGAATCTTATGTGAACGATGGCAGGGACAATATTTCGACGTCATCGAACCTGTTTCAATCATCCAACGCGGGCATGCTTTTCAATTACGAATCCAAATACGCACTTAAGGCTACCAAGGATAATTTAAGTAGTAAGGCATCTACAAATAATGATGACATCCGATCGGAAAGCAGCTTAAATTACGAGGACACGAAGAAGAAACCTTCAGGCAATACTTCCATACATCAATTTTTGGTACGCACTTTCAGCAGTCCAACCAAGTGCAATCACTGCACTTCGTTAATGGTTGGCCTGACCAGACAGGGCGTCGTTTGTGAAATTTGTGGCTTCGCCTGTCACACTGTCTGCTGCCAAAGAGTGCCGACCATGTGCCCAGTTCCTATGGATCAAACAAAGCGACCGTTGGGCATTGATCCTACGCGAGGAATTGGCACTGCATACGAAGGCTACGTGAAGGTGCCCAAGTCGGGTGTTATCAAACGAGGATGGATTCGTCAATTTGTTGTCGTCTGCGACTTTAAACTATTTCTGTATGACATCTCAACGGATCGTTGCGCGTTACCAAGCGTCAGTGTCTCACAGGTCTTGGATATGCGAGATCCCGAATTCTCTGTTGGCAGCGTCCGCGAAAGTGATGTAATACATGCAGCCAAAAAAGATGTTCCATGCATTTTTAAG atCAAAACAGCGCTCATTGAAAGTGGAATCTCATTAAATACGCTGATGTTGGCGGATAACGAATCTGAAAAATCCAAATGGGTTATTGCCTTGGGCGAACTACATCGAATATTGAAACGAAATAATTTACCAAATACGGCCATTTATAAAGTCAATGAGATCTTGGATAACACACTATCCATAATACGTAACGCTCTATGCTCTGTCATCACATATCCcaatcaaattttgttggGAACAGAAGAtggattattttatttgaatctGGATCAGTATG AAATTGCTCGAATTGGTGAAACAAAGAAAATCCTTCaattgtggtatattgaaGAGGAGCAGATAATTGTCATTTTGTGTGGTAAACAACGTCATTTGAGACTGCTTCCCATAAGAGCATTGGAGGCCAGTGATGTCGAATGGATTAAAGTCGTAGAGtctaaaaattgcatttccgCGTGTACCGGCATCATTCGCCGTTACCCCAGTattgtttattcatttattattgctTTGAAGCGCCCCAATAATCATACACAAATAATTGTTTACGAAATTAATCGAACACGTACAAGGCACCAGAAGACATGCGAGTTCACAATTGGTTATTTAGCTCAACACGTTCAAATACTATCCGATATGCGCCTTGTGGTCGCTCACCAAAGCGGGTTTACAGCTTACTTCCTGCGGGGAGAAGCAACTGCAATGT CTTTGGTTCACCCGGAGAATCAGTTGTGCGCGTTTCTTAATTATTCTGGCGTTGATGCAGTCAGagtaattgaaatattaagtCCAACTGGTGGTACTTTTGGCGAATACCTCTTAGTATTTCAAACCCTCGCTATATATGTGGATCTACAAGGACGCAAATCGCGTGACAGGGAAATCATGTATCCAGCTTTCCCTACATATATAA CTTATTCTGATGGCCATTTATTGGTTTTCTCGGAGACTCATCTGGATATCTTCAACACACAAACATCTGAATGGGTGCAATCAATTGGTATCAAGCAGTCACTTCCACTGAACAACGTTGGCAACGTTGTCTTGACATCTATTAACGACACACCTTTGATCGTTTACTTGGCTAATATTCATACAA AGGGTCTTCTACAACATCGCGATAGTGACCGCAAGGGAGTCAGCAATATCAAACGTAGATTCTCTATcagagaaataaataaaacagtaAAAAG TGATCGGAGATCAAAGATGATATCAGCACCATCAAACTTTAACCATATTTCGCATATGGGTCCTGGAGACGGTATTCAAAATCAACGTTTACTGGATTTGCCAACAACTTTGGAGACAGCGGAGCACACTAATAAGCAACTCATATCTTCATTAAATTCCGTTAACCAATTGAGAAAATCGAATTTTCTGGATCAAA CTGATGGTAACTCTGAGGATTTTGGCAATGACAATATACCCTCCAGGACTCCCAGCCCAATGGGGGCGTTACTTTTTGACGATCTTAACAATATAGATTAA
- the LOC132789912 gene encoding serine/threonine-protein kinase Genghis Khan isoform X1, producing the protein MDYESSLPELGDLMALSCNERLELLESLLSEPDGDKKLNQSLNLEDNFKGHQFSMDALLDTFILLYDECSNSSLRREKSVSDFLKLAKPFVHIVRKLRLTRDDFEILKIIGRGAFGEVCVVRMLSSENIFAMKILNKWEMLKRAETACFREERDVLVLGDRQWITNLHYAFQDNINLYLVMDYYCGGDLLTLLSKFEDKLPEDMAKFYITEMILAVNSIHQLKYVHRDIKPDNVLLDKRGHVRLADFGSCLRLDKDGTVQSNVAVGTPDYISPEILRAMEDGKGRYGTECDWWSLGVCMYEMLYGETPFYAESLVETYGKIMNHQNCFNLPPAETQQSKLSDASKDLLCKLICIPEQRLGQKGLHDFMTHPWFEGIDWKNIRNGLAPYIPEVSSPTDTSNFDVDDNDVRLTDTIPPSANPAFSGFHLPFIGFTFSQNSYSTDSRKFDQSKTSGFGDTLESSMLCSELSKDSDSSNELLNKQLKALNEQLLQSKHDKSDLTAKYNEVLERLKTQDAELKEAISQRNGAMMEYSEVTEKLTELRNQKQKLSRQVRDKEEELDAAIQKNDSLRNELRKSDKTRRELELHIEDAVNEASKEKKIREHAEECCRKLQSDFRKSVPNVDTTAPMGSGIAGYEIERIELQYAEKLNHQQARHNMELEALRDQLHEMETANAMLSKELQQTHEKLKTTSIDSMAESAETILEFQKRYDLEKSTWVEENQRLSAEVNLKSKNLRDLQTEEVEILKELQVKREAINHWELQMAEIIQWVSDERDARSYLQALATKMTEEIEYLKHVGTFNNNAVDHKNWRNRRSQKLDKMELLNLQSALQREIQAKAFIAEELSQTRAELISTQKEACDYKKRCESVVYDLKKKENELRDLQKADLDYSESFLHKSSHHNNAFFKDISINTDAIDATESYVNDGRDNISTSSNLFQSSNAGMLFNYESKYALKATKDNLSSKASTNNDDIRSESSLNYEDTKKKPSGNTSIHQFLVRTFSSPTKCNHCTSLMVGLTRQGVVCEICGFACHTVCCQRVPTMCPVPMDQTKRPLGIDPTRGIGTAYEGYVKVPKSGVIKRGWIRQFVVVCDFKLFLYDISTDRCALPSVSVSQVLDMRDPEFSVGSVRESDVIHAAKKDVPCIFKIKTALIESGISLNTLMLADNESEKSKWVIALGELHRILKRNNLPNTAIYKVNEILDNTLSIIRNALCSVITYPNQILLGTEDGLFYLNLDQYEIARIGETKKILQLWYIEEEQIIVILCGKQRHLRLLPIRALEASDVEWIKVVESKNCISACTGIIRRYPSIVYSFIIALKRPNNHTQIIVYEINRTRTRHQKTCEFTIGYLAQHVQILSDMRLVVAHQSGFTAYFLRGEATAMSLVHPENQLCAFLNYSGVDAVRVIEILSPTGGTFGEYLLVFQTLAIYVDLQGRKSRDREIMYPAFPTYITYSDGHLLVFSETHLDIFNTQTSEWVQSIGIKQSLPLNNVGNVVLTSINDTPLIVYLANIHTKGLLQHRDSDRKGVSNIKRRFSIREINKTVKSDRRSKMISAPSNFNHISHMGPGDGIQNQRLLDLPTTLETAEHTNKQLISSLNSVNQLRKSNFLDQTDGNSEDFGNDNIPSRTPSPMGALLFDDLNNID; encoded by the exons atggaTTATGAAAGCTCATTGCCTGAGCTCGGTG acCTAATGGCGCTGAGCTGTAATGAGAGGCTTGAGCTGCTGGAGTCACTTTTAAGTGAGCCAGACGGCGACAAGAAATTGAATCAAAGCCTCAATTTGGAAGACAATTTCAAGGGTCATCAGTTTTCCATGGATGCATTATTGGATACATTTATCTTGCTCTACGATGAGTGCAGTAATTCATCCTTGCGTCGCGAGAAAAGTGTATCCGACTTTCTTAAGCTTG CAAAGCCTTTCGTGCACATTGTAAGGAAGCTGCGGCTAACGCGCGACGATTtcgaaatattgaaaataattggTCGTGGCGCCTTTGGTGAAGTTTGCGTGGTACGCATGCTCTCATCCGAGAATATTTTCGCCATGAAAATATTGAACAAGTGGGAAATGCTGAAGCGTGCAGAGACGGCTTGTTTTCGTGAGGAAAGAGATGTGTTAGTGCTTGGCGATCGCCAGTGGATTACAAACTTGCATTATGCGTTTCAGGATAATATCAATTTG TACCTGGTTATGGACTATTACTGCGGCGGTGACTTGCTGACACTCTTGAGCAAATTCGAAGATAAACTGCCCGAAGACATGGCCAAGTTTTACATCACCGAAATGATATTGGCCGTGAATAGCATTCATCAACTGAAGTATGTGCATCGAGACATCAAGCCAGACAATGTGCTCTTGGATAAAAGAGGACATGTGCGTTTGGCTGACTTTGGTTCGTGCTTACGACTGGACAAAGACGGCACAGTCCAATCGAATGTCGCCGTGGGCACACCCGATTACATATCCCCCGAAATACTGCGTGCCATGGAGGATGGCAAGGGGCGTTATGGCACCGAATGCGATTGGTGGTCACTTGGCGTGTGCATGTATGAAATGCTGTATGGCGAAACGCCATTCTACGCGGAGAGCCTGGTTGAAACCTATGGCAAGATTATGAATCATCAGAATTGCTTTAATCTGCCACCAGCTGAAACTCAACAAAGCAAATTATCCGATGCCTCGAAAGATTTACTGTGTAAACTTATATGCATACCGGAGCAACGACTGGGTCAGAAGGGTTTGCATGACTTTATGACGCATCCGTGGTTTGAAGGCATCGATTGGAAGAATATACGTAATGGCCTTGCACCTTATATCCCCGAAGTGTCCAGTCCAACGGACACATCGAATTTTGATGTGGATGACAATGATGTCAGGTTAACCGACACCATCCCACCATCGGCGAATCCAGCATTTTCCGGATTTCATTTGCCCTTTATTGGCTTTACATTCTCACAAAATAGCTACTCGACAGACTCGCGGAAATTTGATCAATCCAAGACATCGGGTTTTGGCGATACCCTTGAAAGTTCTATGCTGTGCAGTGAACTATCCAAAGATTCCGATAGCTCGAATGAATTGCTGAACAAACAATTGAAAGCATTAAACGAACAACTGTTGCAATCGAAGCACGACAAAAGCGATCTAACTGCGAAATACAATGAGGTTTTGGAACGTCTAAAAACACAAGATGCTGAACTCAAAGAAGCAATCTCACAGCGCAATGGTGCAATGATGGAGTACTCGGAGGTGACCGAAAAATTGACCGAACTGCGCaaccaaaaacagaaattgTCGCGACAAGTGCGCGATAAAGAGGAGGAGCTCGATGCGGCAATACAGAAGAATGATAGCTTACGAAACGAATTGCGCAAGTCGGATAAAACACGTCGAGAGCTTGAATTACATATTGAAGATGCCGTCAACGAAGCATCAAAGGAGAAGAAAATTCGGGAGCATGCCGAAGAATGTTGCCGCAAGTTGCAGAGCGACTTTCGCAAGTCGGTGCCAAATGTGGACACAACGGCACCAATGGGTTCGGGCATTGCAGGCTATGAAATCGAAAGAATTGAATTGCAATATGCTGAGAAATTGAATCATCAACAGGCACGTCACAATATGGAACTGGAAGCGCTGCGAGATCAGCTCCATGAGATGGAAACAGCGAACGCTATGCTGTCGAAGGAGTTGCAGCAAACGCATGAGAAATTAAAGACTACGTCCATTGATTCAATGGCGGAATCAGCCGAAACGATTTTGGAATTCCAAAAGCGTTACGATTTGGAAAAATCAACATGGGTTGAGGAGAATCAACGATTAAGTGCAGAGGTTAATTTGAAATCGAAGAATCTGCGTGACTTGCAAACGGAGGAGGTGGAAATACTGAAAGAGTTGCAAGTGAAACGCGAAGCCATAAATCATTGGGAGCTGCAAATGGCCGAGATTATTCAATGGGTATCCGACGAACGAGATGCTCGCAGTTATCTACAAGCGCTGGCCACCAAGATGACGGAAGAAATTGAATACCTCAAACACGTCGgcacatttaataataacgCGGTTGATCACAAGAATTGGCGCAATCGCCGATCGCAAAAGCTTGATAAAATGGAGCTGCTTAATCTGCAAAGTGCGCTGCAACGTGAAATCCAAGCTAAGGCATTTATAGCTGAAGAATTAAGTCAAACGAGAGCTGAACTGATTTCCACGCAAAAGGAAGCTTGTGATTATAAGAAGCGTTGTGAATCGGTTGTATACGATTtgaagaaaaaggaaaatgagCTAAGAGATTTGCAGAAGGCCGATCTCGATTATTCGGAATCATTTTTGCATAAATCTTCGCATCACAATAACGCCTTCTTTAAGGATATCTCCATTAACACAGATGCCATCGATGCGACTGAATCTTATGTGAACGATGGCAGGGACAATATTTCGACGTCATCGAACCTGTTTCAATCATCCAACGCGGGCATGCTTTTCAATTACGAATCCAAATACGCACTTAAGGCTACCAAGGATAATTTAAGTAGTAAGGCATCTACAAATAATGATGACATCCGATCGGAAAGCAGCTTAAATTACGAGGACACGAAGAAGAAACCTTCAGGCAATACTTCCATACATCAATTTTTGGTACGCACTTTCAGCAGTCCAACCAAGTGCAATCACTGCACTTCGTTAATGGTTGGCCTGACCAGACAGGGCGTCGTTTGTGAAATTTGTGGCTTCGCCTGTCACACTGTCTGCTGCCAAAGAGTGCCGACCATGTGCCCAGTTCCTATGGATCAAACAAAGCGACCGTTGGGCATTGATCCTACGCGAGGAATTGGCACTGCATACGAAGGCTACGTGAAGGTGCCCAAGTCGGGTGTTATCAAACGAGGATGGATTCGTCAATTTGTTGTCGTCTGCGACTTTAAACTATTTCTGTATGACATCTCAACGGATCGTTGCGCGTTACCAAGCGTCAGTGTCTCACAGGTCTTGGATATGCGAGATCCCGAATTCTCTGTTGGCAGCGTCCGCGAAAGTGATGTAATACATGCAGCCAAAAAAGATGTTCCATGCATTTTTAAG atCAAAACAGCGCTCATTGAAAGTGGAATCTCATTAAATACGCTGATGTTGGCGGATAACGAATCTGAAAAATCCAAATGGGTTATTGCCTTGGGCGAACTACATCGAATATTGAAACGAAATAATTTACCAAATACGGCCATTTATAAAGTCAATGAGATCTTGGATAACACACTATCCATAATACGTAACGCTCTATGCTCTGTCATCACATATCCcaatcaaattttgttggGAACAGAAGAtggattattttatttgaatctGGATCAGTATG AAATTGCTCGAATTGGTGAAACAAAGAAAATCCTTCaattgtggtatattgaaGAGGAGCAGATAATTGTCATTTTGTGTGGTAAACAACGTCATTTGAGACTGCTTCCCATAAGAGCATTGGAGGCCAGTGATGTCGAATGGATTAAAGTCGTAGAGtctaaaaattgcatttccgCGTGTACCGGCATCATTCGCCGTTACCCCAGTattgtttattcatttattattgctTTGAAGCGCCCCAATAATCATACACAAATAATTGTTTACGAAATTAATCGAACACGTACAAGGCACCAGAAGACATGCGAGTTCACAATTGGTTATTTAGCTCAACACGTTCAAATACTATCCGATATGCGCCTTGTGGTCGCTCACCAAAGCGGGTTTACAGCTTACTTCCTGCGGGGAGAAGCAACTGCAATGT CTTTGGTTCACCCGGAGAATCAGTTGTGCGCGTTTCTTAATTATTCTGGCGTTGATGCAGTCAGagtaattgaaatattaagtCCAACTGGTGGTACTTTTGGCGAATACCTCTTAGTATTTCAAACCCTCGCTATATATGTGGATCTACAAGGACGCAAATCGCGTGACAGGGAAATCATGTATCCAGCTTTCCCTACATATATAA CTTATTCTGATGGCCATTTATTGGTTTTCTCGGAGACTCATCTGGATATCTTCAACACACAAACATCTGAATGGGTGCAATCAATTGGTATCAAGCAGTCACTTCCACTGAACAACGTTGGCAACGTTGTCTTGACATCTATTAACGACACACCTTTGATCGTTTACTTGGCTAATATTCATACAA AGGGTCTTCTACAACATCGCGATAGTGACCGCAAGGGAGTCAGCAATATCAAACGTAGATTCTCTATcagagaaataaataaaacagtaAAAAG TGATCGGAGATCAAAGATGATATCAGCACCATCAAACTTTAACCATATTTCGCATATGGGTCCTGGAGACGGTATTCAAAATCAACGTTTACTGGATTTGCCAACAACTTTGGAGACAGCGGAGCACACTAATAAGCAACTCATATCTTCATTAAATTCCGTTAACCAATTGAGAAAATCGAATTTTCTGGATCAAA CTGATGGTAACTCTGAGGATTTTGGCAATGACAATATACCCTCCAGGACTCCCAGCCCAATGGGGGCGTTACTTTTTGACGATCTTAACAATATAGATTAA